One part of the Candidatus Krumholzibacteriota bacterium genome encodes these proteins:
- a CDS encoding Ig-like domain-containing protein, with protein sequence MRARVGGVLVTDTAAVAFRAGPPSVAASGIGADRDTVTADGVEAAIIVVTARDGQGNSVSGAIVTLEASGTGNNVIQPTNPTASDGTAAGAIRSTVAEPKTMRARINGQLIDSTAVLLFISGQASTARSEVVSDRGTVTADGTDEATITVTVRDGDDNPVGGVAVTIEATGSGNGITQPVGSTGFDGVATGSIRSTVAETKTVRARIDGVLVADDETILFEAGPADPGVTTVVSAADTITADGVDAAPVIVTVLDARGNPVPGIVVTIEATGAGNTIVQPTGITGSDGVAAGAIRSTVAGMKTVGARLDGTPTLETAAVVCRAGDPASFIVTHDETGTAGVAENVTIDARDAFDNRVEWFDGEIFVYTDTDEAADNITWGLAGAAGTLANLGEDSASYDYAAADGGIATLSVTDEKAEAITILVRYGSVLSASAAPLVVGNAVADRIFLVSGDGQRAVVDDPVPDPLVAGVEDAFGNPVPGETVTFAVSRGDGGIDTDLSAPGTQTTAITGGDGEASCEYWRLGTTSGADSDEARASIASGGVTDVLYTATTDHDLLASVLLAPGTGNVTVNSRTVVTATLADRFGNLVVGENLTVFIKDSPADGGLSADDTNPNPTTELGPTIRSGSSDSTGTVTVSYDAPAAAGVQDVIDASHSYLPSSAIADVVYTTVASGATKLIVTDLSESESPAGTSFSFVVKAVDSNDNLDPANTSRVLIDAPAGGGFEFSLTDFGVPVTAVDLSGGQVALYGRGTAAGDWTIGFSDEAAVLSPTDVDVGILASATVDHYDVAATDSVTADEDIALSVAARDAYGNLVTTAGYDIDLAAVLAADSTTLADSLLTVRTGRLSGGIYAGVGIRYHQAAAIRIRVSGGPFPAVGYSGRIDVDNAPAWRMVDLGGDSTGVAAGDSVRMRTAVLDRYGNAVDGETVSFTVIQGGGGLAASQRVTRADGVSSVMLGTGTAAGLNRVRASILDGSPAELETNTWDVQTVPRGDVAYVLLSIDGDHFTAGENFSGTVSAYDANGNRITADDTTRLVPVSEAGLVGFFPDTLTLGGGEAAFDAVSTVVGTDRVAILSIAGDTLSSPSLGETLTFSSAPAYRISQVSGDTTGVVAGDDVILAARVRDEWGNPVGGEVVWFDVTSDLGGDPLLTDATGAPNDGVVATDAAGLAWVTLTTDTIAGENTVEALILDGDPAERERTAFSVSTAAGSISRFTIVPASYAPTAGQDFDVLVVAYDPNDNPAYGDDTTVVDLGADRFVSWSVNPVTLSDGSALVTASVDTAGSIVFTAAVQGSGLGASSSDPIEILPDLPDGPIGIVSVVPDTITANGISTSAITTDPVVDRFGNVVAPGTRITVETTGGTVDSDDIDPALPGYQRVTGESGRVSVFIQSSTTPGDVAVDFTSVEGSAAGTASLVFAPPPSCGYGGSVRPGFIVPGDTVAFRVAVSNASSTGLTIRAPSRISIADSVGNLYEAPLAADLYLDGYASDTLRFAARQVPPALLGGNYTPRVSVAGTDRHGSSYAIEFGAGSNAVAVSYVKIVGILPARNIVSRGDTVPVAVRLRNDGGSPIFVQTIQLSFRTGSYGSGGDWTPPLPDTLLQGEEGIYTYPVLVLPGSPLGADTIDASVIARTDGMEVRDTSADENRAVWLIQSAASIAYEPNSLEPRTVSKGQVQSFAVDLRNDAEAAVILDPDETVFSFSDGTAVFSAPLGAEDALPGGVTTTLRFSAAEIPAAMDTGLRIASVRLFGTENGGAFDTTIAIADPVDVVEPALLAYESGSLAPAVVSKRSAVSFSVGIANAGGATVDCDPDSTRIFFFDGAVFYVAFLDADRGTTIGAGGDTLWFESVTIPAAMSTGARNAVVRVVGEENGLPLAVDLDITDPVTVQEPSQLAIARIDMIPGDRVTADQGAPWAARVHVQNNGEAPVRLDDLALRLSVGVRDVTDEIVLTPADFTPGGETLAGGQTDSFAVVFADDPAGPMTVGTVVVDATVEGVDLNSGGTLIATTEFGGKGSYLVQTPADLVVRAIQPSVGSATALQTRDWRVDVVVENRGESDAALDLAAPRTALDPSFPDGFVIIVPDSLAGGGAVLGGETVDTLVFTIDRTGSAIGACGFGASIGGTETNSGRPIDVTVSPSAAVEIQSPAVLVVTALEASRDPVTIGQPGAWSIAMTVRNDGGSGVAVDFGDVDSTFVDLPGGTGFVIDHPDAFDGGGDRLDAGDSGTLTFPVTVTGDMPAGRRPVIGGAVATEKNSDRRVHVLLDEATTTDSVTFEYPPDPRYLPGSLAPLAASSGTEISMELTVWSDDPDHATVLLDRDATTVLFGDAEGDTFRAPLSTLSETVLPGGGETRLRFEGEQVLPELAHGRYGVLARLVGSQNGNPFFQEIAASPESLTVEDAPQLSILAVQTPASVTRGVQPLWPAFMVLHNTGEASVIVDTEAASLTFTVVGGGEVTGEYTVTPDPDLVVSGGDTLAGGQIDTLLFDVTATGSTTGTVLVNGYVSAIDINSGGTLSDNTLSGGWGVMAVQAPALPLVVSIRAGRETVTAGQTAPWEILVDVSNDGEAVLTLLPDSTTLYDPSFGVSAHPTPATFVGGKTTLAANEGGRLRFVVSSTPALPGGGDLELIARAAFLENNRNLLLDDRSDPGTRDTVRVQSPAALRLIAVSTAAPNAPRVDTGQRFPVLFEVENVGEASAADVDVSLRAAGLSTVDDSPVTVPFIAGGETRVDTFHVTASAVPGAELFNAAIEAAIDVNSGQGDLYVLQSAVDDTAAAFIQAPARVVVDAAVPSQPEVNAGQTVDWHVTLRISNEGAGTARFAVPSQGDVSFARAGVALGGYLVEPPGGFASGRPDLLLPGGDSDSLVYAISTTGNDTGTVDVRAGVRWTGENDPGAVYAIAERDTTVYVRKPSGVRIVSIVSDAPNGGTPPNTSIVNTGQIFGIVVTVENTGGDDLDSVDVSLVAENGARSTTRLVAGSPRIDSGGSGLFLFEVTAGDIPNLETLRAAIERAVSINTGERVDPIQAVESTETLQIQEPARLSVSAAIAAPAGAVDDTLSAGQTFVVSATVTNPPGSAEVDESGALALAIPAGVGRVDPAGEPLTRPFEPGTPVTWSLIAPAGISLDTLAVRISAVPVDRNANGPAVVDVAEARIVAATEEAAVIAGQALSVPEPAGAADRIVSSGQTFTVRGVVTPSSNTVDAWVELAVPAGYAVEESERRDIGDGSGAAVQVEWLVTAPSLPSPAASFALSAGGTDGNAGTTFTVAGVSMDVTTVEAARLDLAAAISGPPEALDGRVSIDLAFTVEATVSNLGEAGVDPTGATIEIVPPDGYVLDGAGETPQKAYTPGIPVTWGLRAPGSPTPPEFISVRFVDPVAIDENSGEPASVATASVPIPVQTEAASVSMLNVSALDTIPPYVVPRGARNVPVLRVVFDNTLSYTVGLDTLRVTAADADAEAHDRAARYVSRVALTARGETYVATATDDNPVSIPVAGTYTLEPGETDTVLVSVDVSAGAPTGELRLDIAGSRDVVFRIGGASGPRVGVVWEVDGGDIAGRFTSGPMSVMSDDFEEYAHNYPNPFMAGSEPTRISYFLMSDAAVRIAIYDLTGRLVWTREISAGEAGAIGAEGGAWCEVEWDGRNGAGEIVRNGIYLCRIEAGGQTATFKIAVAK encoded by the coding sequence GTGCGTGCGCGCGTCGGCGGCGTTCTCGTGACCGATACGGCCGCGGTGGCGTTCCGAGCGGGGCCGCCGAGCGTCGCGGCGTCCGGGATCGGCGCCGACCGGGATACCGTGACGGCGGACGGTGTGGAGGCGGCGATCATCGTCGTCACCGCGCGCGACGGGCAGGGCAATTCGGTGAGCGGGGCGATCGTGACGCTCGAGGCGTCCGGAACGGGAAACAACGTCATACAGCCGACGAATCCGACCGCATCCGACGGCACCGCGGCGGGAGCGATCCGCTCGACGGTCGCCGAGCCCAAGACGATGCGGGCCCGGATCAACGGGCAGCTCATCGACTCGACGGCGGTGCTTCTCTTCATTTCCGGCCAGGCGAGCACCGCCCGGAGCGAGGTGGTCAGCGACCGCGGAACGGTGACTGCGGACGGCACGGACGAGGCGACGATCACGGTGACGGTCAGGGACGGCGACGACAACCCGGTGGGGGGCGTCGCGGTGACGATCGAGGCGACCGGGAGCGGCAACGGCATCACGCAGCCGGTGGGCTCGACCGGTTTCGACGGCGTCGCGACGGGGAGCATCCGTTCGACCGTCGCGGAGACGAAGACGGTGCGGGCGCGGATCGACGGCGTCCTCGTCGCCGACGACGAGACGATCCTCTTCGAGGCGGGCCCGGCGGATCCGGGCGTGACGACGGTCGTATCGGCGGCGGACACGATCACCGCGGACGGCGTCGACGCGGCGCCGGTCATCGTCACCGTCCTCGACGCGCGGGGAAATCCAGTGCCGGGGATCGTCGTGACCATCGAGGCGACGGGCGCCGGCAACACGATCGTCCAGCCGACGGGGATCACCGGGAGCGACGGGGTGGCCGCGGGTGCGATCCGTTCGACGGTGGCCGGGATGAAGACGGTCGGTGCGCGCCTCGACGGAACGCCGACACTCGAAACCGCCGCTGTCGTCTGCCGCGCGGGCGATCCGGCCTCTTTCATCGTCACTCACGACGAAACCGGGACGGCCGGTGTCGCCGAGAACGTGACGATAGACGCGCGAGACGCGTTCGACAACCGCGTCGAATGGTTCGACGGCGAGATATTCGTCTACACCGACACGGACGAGGCCGCGGACAACATCACCTGGGGGCTCGCCGGCGCGGCGGGCACGCTGGCCAATCTCGGGGAGGATTCGGCGAGTTACGATTACGCCGCGGCCGACGGCGGTATCGCGACCCTTTCCGTCACCGACGAGAAGGCCGAGGCGATCACGATTCTTGTGCGGTACGGGAGCGTCCTCTCCGCGAGCGCCGCGCCGCTGGTCGTCGGCAACGCCGTCGCCGACCGCATCTTCCTCGTCTCCGGCGACGGTCAGCGGGCCGTCGTCGACGATCCCGTTCCCGATCCCCTCGTCGCCGGCGTCGAGGATGCGTTCGGCAACCCCGTTCCCGGCGAGACGGTCACTTTCGCCGTCAGCCGGGGCGACGGCGGGATCGACACCGATCTGTCCGCGCCGGGAACGCAGACGACCGCGATCACCGGCGGCGACGGCGAGGCCTCGTGCGAGTACTGGCGTCTCGGGACGACAAGCGGCGCCGACTCCGACGAGGCGCGCGCCTCGATCGCCTCGGGCGGCGTGACGGATGTCCTGTACACGGCGACGACCGATCACGATCTGCTCGCCTCCGTCCTGCTCGCGCCGGGCACCGGGAACGTGACGGTGAACAGCAGGACGGTCGTGACGGCCACTCTCGCCGACCGCTTCGGCAACCTCGTCGTCGGAGAGAATCTCACCGTATTCATCAAGGATTCCCCGGCCGACGGCGGCCTGTCGGCGGACGACACGAACCCGAATCCGACGACCGAACTCGGCCCGACGATCCGGTCCGGTTCGAGCGATTCGACGGGCACCGTCACCGTCTCGTACGATGCGCCCGCGGCGGCGGGGGTGCAGGACGTCATCGACGCCTCGCATTCGTACCTGCCCTCGTCCGCGATCGCCGACGTCGTCTACACGACGGTAGCGAGCGGGGCGACGAAGCTCATCGTCACGGATCTCTCCGAATCGGAATCGCCGGCGGGTACCAGCTTCTCCTTCGTCGTCAAGGCGGTCGACAGCAACGACAACCTCGATCCGGCGAACACGAGCCGCGTGCTGATCGATGCGCCGGCAGGAGGCGGCTTCGAGTTCAGTCTCACCGATTTCGGCGTCCCGGTGACGGCCGTCGACCTTTCCGGCGGGCAGGTCGCGCTCTACGGGCGGGGCACCGCAGCGGGCGACTGGACGATCGGATTCAGCGACGAGGCGGCCGTCCTCTCCCCGACGGACGTCGACGTGGGCATACTGGCGAGCGCCACGGTGGATCACTACGACGTCGCGGCGACCGACAGCGTCACCGCCGACGAGGACATCGCTCTCTCCGTCGCGGCGAGAGACGCGTACGGCAACCTCGTCACGACGGCCGGTTACGACATCGATCTCGCAGCGGTGCTCGCGGCCGACTCGACAACGCTGGCCGACAGCCTCCTGACCGTCAGGACGGGCCGTCTCTCGGGCGGCATCTACGCGGGAGTCGGTATCAGGTACCACCAGGCCGCGGCCATCCGGATCAGGGTGAGCGGCGGGCCGTTCCCCGCCGTCGGATACAGCGGCCGGATCGACGTCGACAACGCCCCCGCGTGGCGGATGGTCGATCTCGGCGGAGACAGCACGGGAGTCGCGGCAGGCGATTCCGTGCGCATGCGGACGGCCGTCCTGGACCGCTACGGCAACGCGGTCGACGGCGAGACGGTCTCCTTCACCGTGATACAGGGAGGCGGAGGACTCGCCGCCTCGCAGCGCGTCACGCGCGCCGACGGCGTGTCGTCGGTCATGCTCGGCACGGGGACGGCCGCCGGGTTGAACCGCGTCCGGGCGTCGATTCTCGACGGATCGCCAGCGGAGCTCGAGACGAACACGTGGGACGTCCAGACCGTGCCGCGCGGGGACGTGGCGTACGTTCTTCTCTCGATCGACGGCGACCACTTCACCGCCGGCGAGAACTTCTCCGGAACGGTCTCGGCCTACGATGCCAACGGCAACCGGATCACCGCGGACGACACGACGCGGCTTGTTCCCGTCTCCGAGGCCGGGCTGGTCGGATTCTTTCCCGACACGCTCACGCTCGGCGGGGGGGAAGCGGCCTTCGACGCCGTGTCGACCGTCGTCGGGACGGACCGCGTCGCGATCCTCTCGATTGCGGGAGACACCTTGTCTTCCCCTTCCCTCGGCGAGACGCTCACCTTCTCGAGCGCCCCGGCGTACCGGATCTCGCAGGTGAGCGGGGACACGACAGGCGTCGTCGCCGGAGACGACGTGATCCTCGCGGCGCGCGTTCGGGACGAGTGGGGCAATCCCGTGGGCGGCGAAGTCGTCTGGTTCGATGTGACGAGCGATCTCGGCGGCGATCCCCTCCTGACCGATGCCACGGGAGCGCCGAACGACGGCGTCGTCGCCACCGACGCGGCGGGGCTCGCCTGGGTGACGCTGACCACCGACACGATCGCCGGCGAGAACACCGTCGAGGCGCTGATCCTCGACGGCGATCCGGCCGAGCGCGAGCGGACGGCCTTCTCGGTCTCGACGGCGGCGGGCAGCATATCGCGCTTCACGATCGTTCCCGCCTCGTACGCGCCGACGGCCGGCCAGGATTTCGACGTGCTCGTGGTCGCCTACGACCCGAACGACAACCCGGCCTACGGCGACGACACGACGGTCGTCGACCTCGGCGCGGACCGTTTCGTCTCGTGGTCGGTAAACCCGGTGACGCTCTCCGACGGTTCCGCTCTCGTCACGGCCTCGGTGGACACGGCCGGTTCGATCGTTTTCACCGCCGCGGTCCAGGGCTCCGGGCTCGGCGCGAGCTCGAGCGATCCGATCGAGATCCTTCCCGATCTTCCCGACGGTCCGATCGGGATCGTCTCGGTCGTTCCGGACACGATCACCGCGAACGGGATCTCGACGAGCGCGATCACCACCGATCCGGTCGTCGACCGTTTCGGGAATGTCGTCGCGCCGGGGACGCGCATCACCGTGGAAACGACGGGCGGAACGGTCGACAGCGATGACATCGATCCCGCTCTTCCGGGGTACCAGCGGGTGACGGGAGAAAGCGGCCGCGTGTCGGTCTTCATTCAGTCGTCGACGACGCCGGGCGACGTGGCCGTCGATTTCACGAGCGTCGAGGGGAGCGCGGCGGGGACGGCTTCGCTCGTGTTCGCGCCGCCGCCGTCGTGCGGGTACGGCGGCTCCGTCCGTCCCGGTTTCATCGTGCCGGGCGACACCGTCGCTTTCAGGGTCGCCGTCTCGAACGCCAGTTCCACGGGGCTGACGATACGCGCGCCGAGCAGGATCTCCATCGCGGACAGCGTCGGGAATCTCTACGAGGCGCCACTCGCCGCGGATCTGTATCTCGACGGCTACGCGAGCGACACGCTCAGGTTCGCCGCGCGGCAGGTGCCGCCGGCGTTGCTCGGCGGCAACTACACGCCGCGCGTCTCCGTCGCCGGGACGGACAGGCACGGATCGTCCTACGCGATCGAGTTCGGCGCCGGATCCAACGCCGTCGCCGTCTCGTACGTCAAGATCGTCGGCATACTGCCCGCCCGGAACATCGTCAGCCGAGGCGACACGGTGCCGGTGGCGGTCAGGCTCAGGAACGACGGGGGATCGCCGATCTTCGTCCAGACGATACAGCTCTCCTTCCGCACCGGCTCGTACGGCAGCGGGGGAGACTGGACGCCCCCGCTGCCCGATACCCTCCTCCAGGGAGAGGAGGGGATCTACACGTACCCGGTCCTCGTCCTGCCCGGCTCCCCGCTGGGTGCCGACACGATCGATGCGTCGGTCATCGCCCGGACGGACGGCATGGAGGTGCGCGACACGTCGGCCGACGAGAATCGCGCCGTCTGGCTGATCCAGTCGGCGGCATCGATCGCCTATGAACCGAATTCCCTCGAGCCTCGTACCGTCTCGAAGGGACAGGTCCAGTCCTTCGCCGTCGATCTCCGCAACGACGCCGAAGCGGCGGTGATCCTCGATCCCGACGAAACCGTTTTCTCCTTCTCGGACGGCACGGCGGTCTTCAGCGCGCCCCTCGGCGCGGAGGACGCGTTGCCCGGCGGGGTGACGACGACGTTGCGATTCTCGGCCGCCGAAATCCCCGCCGCGATGGACACGGGTCTCCGTATCGCCAGCGTCCGTCTTTTCGGCACGGAGAACGGCGGGGCCTTCGATACGACGATCGCGATTGCCGACCCGGTCGACGTCGTCGAGCCGGCCCTTCTCGCATACGAGAGCGGTTCGCTCGCGCCAGCCGTCGTCAGCAAGCGCAGCGCCGTCTCGTTCAGCGTGGGAATCGCCAACGCCGGCGGAGCGACCGTCGACTGCGATCCCGATTCGACGCGGATCTTCTTCTTTGACGGGGCCGTCTTCTACGTCGCGTTCCTCGACGCCGACCGGGGGACGACGATCGGCGCCGGAGGCGACACGCTCTGGTTCGAATCGGTGACGATTCCCGCCGCGATGTCGACCGGCGCCCGGAATGCGGTCGTCCGTGTCGTCGGCGAGGAGAACGGCCTGCCCCTGGCGGTCGATCTCGACATCACCGATCCGGTGACCGTGCAGGAGCCTTCGCAGCTGGCGATCGCGAGGATCGACATGATTCCGGGCGACCGGGTGACCGCCGACCAGGGGGCGCCATGGGCGGCGCGCGTGCACGTGCAGAACAACGGCGAGGCGCCGGTGAGACTCGACGATCTCGCACTCAGGCTTTCCGTCGGCGTCCGCGACGTCACGGACGAGATCGTCCTCACGCCCGCAGATTTCACGCCCGGGGGAGAGACGCTCGCCGGCGGCCAGACGGACTCCTTCGCCGTCGTCTTCGCCGACGATCCCGCGGGACCGATGACCGTCGGCACGGTCGTCGTCGACGCGACCGTCGAAGGCGTCGACCTCAACAGCGGCGGCACGCTGATCGCCACGACCGAGTTCGGCGGGAAGGGGAGCTACCTCGTCCAGACGCCGGCGGACCTCGTCGTGCGGGCGATACAGCCGTCGGTCGGCAGCGCGACGGCCCTCCAGACTCGCGACTGGCGCGTCGACGTCGTCGTAGAGAACCGGGGCGAGTCGGATGCGGCGCTCGATCTCGCCGCACCGCGGACCGCGCTCGATCCGTCTTTTCCCGACGGATTCGTCATCATCGTTCCGGACAGTCTCGCGGGCGGCGGGGCGGTGCTCGGCGGCGAGACGGTCGATACGCTCGTATTCACGATCGACAGGACGGGAAGCGCGATCGGCGCCTGCGGATTCGGCGCGTCGATCGGCGGCACGGAGACGAACAGCGGCCGACCGATCGACGTGACGGTTTCCCCGTCGGCTGCCGTCGAGATCCAGTCGCCCGCCGTGCTCGTCGTGACCGCTCTCGAGGCGAGCAGGGATCCGGTGACGATCGGACAGCCCGGGGCGTGGTCGATCGCAATGACGGTCAGGAACGACGGAGGCTCCGGCGTGGCCGTCGATTTCGGCGACGTCGATTCGACGTTCGTCGATCTTCCCGGCGGAACCGGTTTCGTCATCGATCATCCCGACGCCTTCGACGGAGGCGGCGACCGTCTCGACGCCGGGGATTCGGGGACGCTGACCTTCCCGGTGACGGTCACCGGGGACATGCCCGCAGGTCGACGACCTGTCATCGGCGGCGCGGTGGCCACGGAAAAGAACAGCGACCGGCGGGTCCATGTCCTGCTCGACGAGGCGACGACGACCGATTCGGTCACCTTCGAGTATCCGCCAGATCCGCGTTACCTGCCGGGATCCCTCGCGCCGCTCGCCGCCAGCAGCGGCACGGAGATATCGATGGAGCTGACGGTGTGGAGCGACGATCCCGACCACGCGACGGTGCTTCTCGATCGCGACGCGACGACGGTGCTCTTCGGCGACGCCGAGGGAGACACGTTCCGCGCCCCGCTTTCGACGCTTTCTGAAACCGTCCTGCCCGGCGGCGGGGAGACGCGCCTGCGTTTCGAGGGCGAACAGGTGCTTCCGGAGCTCGCGCACGGGCGCTACGGCGTTCTCGCCAGGCTCGTCGGATCGCAGAACGGGAATCCCTTCTTCCAGGAGATCGCGGCGAGTCCCGAATCCCTCACGGTGGAGGACGCCCCGCAGCTCAGCATCCTCGCCGTCCAGACGCCGGCGAGCGTGACCCGCGGCGTGCAGCCGTTGTGGCCCGCCTTCATGGTCCTCCACAACACCGGGGAGGCGTCGGTCATCGTGGATACGGAAGCGGCGAGCCTGACATTCACCGTCGTCGGCGGGGGAGAGGTCACGGGCGAATACACCGTCACCCCCGATCCAGACCTCGTCGTCTCCGGCGGCGACACGCTCGCGGGCGGGCAGATCGACACGCTCCTCTTCGACGTGACGGCGACCGGTTCGACGACGGGGACGGTACTGGTCAACGGGTACGTCTCCGCGATCGACATCAACAGCGGCGGGACGCTGTCCGACAACACGCTGAGCGGCGGATGGGGCGTGATGGCCGTGCAGGCCCCGGCCTTGCCGCTCGTCGTCTCGATTAGGGCCGGCCGGGAGACGGTCACCGCCGGGCAGACCGCTCCGTGGGAAATCCTCGTCGACGTCAGCAACGACGGAGAGGCGGTCCTGACGCTCCTGCCGGACAGCACGACGCTCTACGACCCATCGTTCGGCGTCTCCGCGCATCCGACGCCGGCGACCTTCGTCGGCGGCAAGACGACGCTCGCGGCGAACGAGGGCGGCAGGCTCCGTTTCGTGGTGTCTTCGACGCCCGCGTTGCCCGGAGGCGGGGATCTCGAGCTCATCGCCAGGGCGGCCTTCCTCGAGAACAACCGGAATCTCCTTCTCGACGACCGGTCCGATCCGGGAACACGCGACACGGTCCGCGTCCAGTCGCCGGCGGCGCTCAGGCTCATCGCCGTCTCCACCGCGGCGCCGAACGCCCCCCGGGTCGATACGGGACAGCGATTCCCCGTTCTCTTCGAGGTCGAGAACGTCGGCGAGGCCTCCGCGGCGGACGTCGACGTGTCCCTCCGGGCCGCCGGGCTCTCGACGGTCGACGATTCGCCGGTCACGGTGCCGTTCATCGCGGGCGGCGAGACGCGCGTCGACACCTTCCACGTCACGGCCTCCGCGGTTCCAGGGGCGGAACTGTTCAATGCGGCGATCGAGGCGGCGATTGACGTGAACTCCGGCCAAGGCGATCTGTACGTCCTCCAGTCAGCGGTCGACGACACGGCGGCGGCATTCATCCAGGCGCCGGCCCGGGTGGTCGTCGACGCCGCCGTCCCGTCGCAGCCGGAGGTGAACGCGGGACAGACCGTCGACTGGCACGTCACGCTCCGCATATCGAACGAGGGCGCCGGGACCGCGCGTTTCGCCGTCCCGTCGCAGGGGGACGTCTCCTTCGCGCGGGCAGGGGTGGCTCTTGGCGGCTACCTCGTCGAACCGCCGGGCGGATTCGCCTCGGGACGGCCCGATCTGCTTTTGCCGGGAGGCGACTCGGATTCGCTGGTCTACGCGATCTCCACGACGGGGAACGACACGGGGACGGTCGATGTGCGCGCCGGCGTCCGCTGGACGGGCGAGAACGATCCCGGCGCCGTGTACGCGATCGCCGAACGGGATACGACGGTTTACGTGCGCAAGCCGTCCGGCGTGCGGATCGTCTCCATCGTGAGCGACGCGCCGAACGGCGGTACGCCCCCGAACACGTCGATCGTCAATACCGGCCAGATCTTCGGCATCGTCGTGACCGTCGAGAACACCGGCGGGGACGATCTCGACAGCGTCGATGTGAGCCTCGTCGCCGAGAACGGCGCGCGGTCGACGACCAGGCTCGTGGCGGGAAGCCCGCGGATCGATTCGGGAGGAAGCGGGCTCTTCCTCTTCGAGGTCACCGCGGGCGACATCCCCAACCTGGAAACGCTCCGCGCGGCGATCGAGCGGGCCGTCTCGATCAACACGGGGGAGCGGGTCGATCCGATCCAGGCGGTCGAGTCGACGGAGACGCTGCAGATCCAGGAACCGGCGCGCCTCTCCGTCTCGGCCGCGATCGCCGCGCCCGCGGGGGCCGTCGACGACACCCTCTCGGCGGGGCAGACCTTCGTGGTCTCCGCCACCGTGACGAATCCGCCCGGATCGGCCGAGGTCGACGAGTCGGGAGCGCTCGCGCTCGCGATCCCCGCCGGGGTGGGACGCGTCGATCCGGCCGGCGAGCCCCTCACGCGCCCCTTCGAGCCGGGTACGCCGGTGACCTGGTCGCTGATCGCCCCCGCGGGGATCTCGCTCGACACCCTCGCCGTCCGCATCTCGGCGGTTCCCGTCGACAGGAACGCGAACGGGCCGGCGGTCGTCGATGTCGCCGAGGCGCGGATCGTCGCGGCGACGGAGGAAGCGGCCGTGATCGCCGGCCAGGCCCTTTCCGTCCCGGAACCCGCCGGAGCGGCGGACAGGATCGTCTCATCGGGCCAGACCTTCACCGTCAGGGGCGTCGTGACCCCGTCGTCGAACACGGTCGACGCATGGGTCGAACTCGCCGTGCCGGCCGGATACGCCGTCGAGGAATCGGAGCGGCGCGATATCGGAGACGGATCGGGGGCCGCGGTGCAGGTCGAATGGCTCGTCACCGCTCCGTCGCTGCCCTCGCCCGCCGCATCCTTCGCGCTCTCCGCCGGCGGTACGGACGGCAACGCGGGAACGACCTTCACCGTGGCCGGCGTGTCGATGGACGTCACGACGGTCGAGGCGGCGAGACTCGATCTCGCCGCGGCGATCTCCGGGCCGCCCGAGGCGCTCGACGGGCGCGTGTCGATCGATCTCGCGTTCACCGTTGAGGCGACCGTCTCCAATCTCGGCGAGGCGGGAGTGGATCCGACGGGTGCGACGATCGAGATCGTCCCGCCCGACGGCTACGTTCTCGACGGCGCGGGAGAGACGCCGCAAAAAGCCTACACGCCCGGGATTCCCGTGACCTGGGGACTTCGCGCGCCCGGTTCGCCGACGCCGCCGGAGTTCATCTCGGTACGGTTTGTCGATCCCGTCGCCATCGACGAGAACTCGGGCGAGCCGGCGTCGGTGGCGACGGCCTCGGTGCCGATCCCGGTGCAGACGGAGGCGGCGTCGGTCTCGATGCTCAACGTCTCCGCCCTCGATACCATTCCGCCCTACGTCGTGCCGCGGGGGGCCCGGAACGTTCCCGTGCTCAGGGTCGTCTTCGACAACACGCTTTCGTACACCGTCGGCCTCGACACCCTGCGCGTCACGGCGGCGGACGCCGACGCCGAGGCACACGATCGGGCCGCGCGGTACGTCTCGCGCGTGGCCTTGACAGCCCGCGGCGAGACCTACGTCGCGACGGCGACGG